A single genomic interval of Roseomonas aeriglobus harbors:
- a CDS encoding 2Fe-2S iron-sulfur cluster binding domain-containing protein, translating to MIRVRMIGPDGGVSDVVGQAGDTLLRLAQAAGQPLEGTCEGQMACSTCHVIVAAEDFDRLPRASEEEEDMLDLAAGATRTSRLACQIALTAAIDGLTVRVPAEARDMRGR from the coding sequence ATGATCCGCGTCCGAATGATCGGCCCCGACGGGGGCGTTTCGGACGTGGTGGGGCAGGCCGGCGACACGCTGCTGCGCCTCGCCCAGGCCGCCGGCCAGCCGCTTGAGGGAACGTGCGAGGGCCAGATGGCCTGCTCCACCTGCCATGTCATCGTCGCGGCGGAGGATTTCGACCGCTTGCCGCGGGCGAGCGAGGAGGAGGAGGATATGCTCGACCTCGCCGCCGGCGCCACGCGAACCAGCCGGCTTGCGTGCCAGATCGCGCTGACGGCCGCGATCGATGGCCTGACCGTCCGCGTGCCGGCCGAGGCGCGCGACATGCGCGGACGATGA
- a CDS encoding DNA polymerase III subunit gamma/tau, whose protein sequence is MSDSLDLGEPPQPKGAAYRVLARKYRPQTFRELIGQDAMVTTLANAIRRDRLAHAFLLTGVRGVGKTSTARLIAKALNCIGPDGQGGPTIDPCGVCEPCRAIAEGRHIDVIEMDAASHTGIDDIREIIEASRYAAVSARYKIYIIDEVHMLSKAAFNGLLKTLEEPPGHVKFLFATTEVNKVPVTVLSRCQRFDLKRIPADLLAGHFAEVAKAEGVEAEADALALVARAAEGSARDGLSILDQAIAHAGIEGGAVTADAVRDMLGLSDRGAIRTLFGKLLEGDAAGALTNLRQQYDLGVDPAAVLKTLLETVHGATLVKIGADLSATGQAAEERAALTEWATALSFPALHRLWQLLLKGHDEVARAALPIETAEMALLRVIHAASLPDPGELARQIAHGGVPAPAVGQGAPAASAAPAAPAEAALPASLRDVHTLLDASDRMRLAVDVWHRLRVVSFAFPEIILSNLTPLPAELPKELAVELRALTGKPWKVTLSPTPGDPTLAEQSAAAAEAARAAVLATPMVAAALAAFPGAELHDFKLAGGNQA, encoded by the coding sequence ATGTCCGACTCTCTCGACCTCGGCGAACCCCCGCAGCCCAAGGGCGCGGCGTATCGTGTGCTCGCCCGCAAATATCGGCCGCAGACCTTCCGCGAGCTGATCGGCCAGGACGCGATGGTCACGACGTTGGCCAATGCGATTCGGCGCGACCGGCTGGCGCACGCCTTCCTGCTGACGGGCGTCCGTGGGGTCGGCAAGACGTCGACCGCGCGGCTGATCGCAAAGGCGCTCAACTGCATCGGCCCCGACGGCCAGGGCGGGCCGACGATCGACCCGTGCGGGGTGTGTGAACCGTGCCGTGCGATCGCCGAAGGGCGCCATATCGACGTGATCGAGATGGACGCCGCCAGCCACACCGGTATCGATGACATCCGCGAGATTATCGAGGCGTCGCGCTACGCCGCCGTCTCGGCACGCTACAAGATCTACATCATCGACGAAGTCCACATGCTGTCGAAGGCCGCGTTCAACGGCCTGCTCAAGACGCTGGAGGAGCCGCCGGGGCATGTGAAATTCCTGTTCGCCACGACCGAGGTGAACAAGGTGCCGGTAACGGTCCTGTCGCGCTGCCAACGCTTCGACCTGAAGCGGATCCCGGCCGACCTGCTTGCGGGCCATTTCGCCGAGGTCGCGAAGGCCGAGGGCGTCGAGGCCGAGGCGGACGCGCTGGCGCTGGTAGCGCGCGCGGCGGAAGGGTCGGCGCGCGACGGCCTGTCGATCCTCGATCAGGCGATCGCCCATGCCGGCATCGAGGGCGGGGCAGTGACCGCCGACGCCGTGCGCGACATGCTGGGCCTCAGCGACCGCGGCGCGATCCGGACCCTGTTCGGCAAGCTGCTGGAGGGCGACGCCGCGGGCGCGCTTACCAATCTGCGCCAGCAATATGACCTGGGCGTCGATCCGGCCGCAGTGCTCAAGACGCTGCTTGAGACGGTTCACGGTGCGACGCTGGTCAAGATCGGTGCCGATCTGAGCGCAACCGGCCAGGCGGCCGAGGAACGCGCGGCGCTCACCGAATGGGCGACCGCGCTCAGCTTCCCGGCGCTTCACCGGCTGTGGCAGCTGTTGCTGAAGGGCCATGACGAGGTCGCGCGCGCGGCGCTACCGATCGAGACGGCGGAAATGGCGCTGCTGCGCGTGATCCACGCTGCGAGCCTGCCCGATCCGGGCGAGCTTGCGCGGCAGATCGCGCATGGGGGCGTGCCGGCACCGGCGGTGGGGCAGGGCGCGCCTGCGGCATCGGCGGCGCCCGCGGCTCCGGCCGAAGCGGCATTGCCGGCGAGCCTGCGGGACGTCCACACCCTGCTGGATGCGTCGGACCGTATGCGGCTGGCCGTCGATGTCTGGCACAGGCTGCGCGTGGTGAGCTTCGCCTTTCCCGAGATCATTCTCAGCAATCTGACCCCGCTGCCCGCCGAGCTGCCGAAGGAGCTCGCGGTCGAACTGCGCGCGCTCACCGGCAAGCCGTGGAAGGTGACGTTGTCGCCGACCCCCGGCGACCCCACCTTGGCGGAACAGAGTGCGGCAGCCGCGGAGGCGGCGCGCGCGGCGGTGCTGGCGACCCCCATGGTCGCCGCGGCGCTGGCGGCGTTCCCGGGGGCCGAGCTCCATGATTTCAAACTGGCCGGAGGCAATCAGGCGTGA
- a CDS encoding nuclear transport factor 2 family protein: protein MLRMIGLAATCFVSVAASAQLAPGVRMPAEIGAAYGRLGEAMMAHDAAGVRAVWAEDFVVNSPDNRVLTREQVIEAMESDFLNYKDFRKHISFIGEKPEVTVVMGYDTMVPLKGPGAGKQVMRPFTDVWAKRSDGWRLIARQATIAEAR from the coding sequence ATGCTCAGGATGATCGGACTGGCGGCGACCTGCTTTGTCTCCGTCGCCGCGTCGGCCCAACTCGCACCGGGCGTTCGCATGCCCGCCGAGATCGGCGCGGCCTATGGCCGGCTCGGCGAGGCGATGATGGCGCACGACGCCGCCGGCGTTCGCGCGGTCTGGGCGGAGGACTTCGTCGTCAATTCGCCCGACAATCGCGTCCTGACCCGCGAGCAGGTGATCGAAGCGATGGAAAGCGACTTCCTGAACTACAAGGATTTCCGCAAGCACATCAGCTTCATCGGCGAGAAACCCGAAGTGACGGTGGTCATGGGATATGACACGATGGTCCCGCTGAAAGGCCCCGGCGCCGGCAAACAGGTCATGCGCCCATTCACCGATGTCTGGGCCAAGCGCTCCGACGGCTGGCGGCTGATCGCACGGCAAGCCACCATTGCAGAGGCCCGGTAG
- a CDS encoding type II toxin-antitoxin system RelE/ParE family toxin: protein MRLELTNAAEADLRSIFNWTEQAFGLAQAVRYQTLLNTKLTALTDAPESGRPYLGATAGTRRVTALRHFIYFRSDGDVLRIIRVLHQRMAQDRHVR from the coding sequence TTGCGGCTTGAACTTACCAACGCGGCCGAGGCCGACCTTCGTAGCATCTTCAACTGGACCGAGCAGGCGTTCGGCCTGGCCCAGGCCGTCCGGTATCAGACGCTCCTGAATACGAAGCTCACGGCGTTGACCGACGCGCCGGAAAGCGGACGGCCGTATCTAGGCGCGACAGCGGGCACGCGTCGCGTCACGGCGTTGCGGCACTTCATTTATTTCCGGTCGGATGGCGATGTCTTGCGCATCATTCGCGTCCTTCACCAACGCATGGCGCAGGATCGTCACGTGCGGTGA
- a CDS encoding cysteine desulfurase, producing MIYLDYQATTPLAPEAFDAMVPWLRDGFANPHSPHAAGRKAKAAVEVARAQVAALLPAGGTVSFTGGATEALNWAIQGTTGPVVTIATEHAAVLETAQSRAACTVLPVGRDGLVDLAAAREAIRPGTALVAAMLVNNEIGVIQPIADLAEIADAAGALFLCDAVQGYGRVPIPNGCDLIALSAHKIHGPKGIGALWIRDGVALTPLLHGGGQEAGGRSGTLSPALCAGFGAAAAVAKARRTQDNMHVAALFDRALHHLGPDWQVNGSCAHRYPGNLNVRLPGLDVARLMSELRDIAFSAGSACASGSGRSSHVLRAIGLTDGQARESIRIGFGRYTTSEDIDTAMARITAAAADQRAAA from the coding sequence GTGATCTATCTCGATTACCAGGCGACGACGCCGCTCGCGCCCGAGGCGTTCGACGCGATGGTCCCCTGGCTGCGCGATGGCTTTGCCAACCCGCACTCCCCCCACGCGGCGGGACGCAAGGCCAAGGCCGCGGTCGAAGTGGCGCGGGCGCAGGTCGCAGCACTTCTTCCCGCCGGCGGCACGGTCAGTTTCACCGGCGGGGCGACCGAGGCGCTCAATTGGGCGATCCAGGGCACGACCGGCCCCGTGGTCACGATCGCCACCGAACATGCCGCGGTCCTGGAGACCGCGCAGTCGCGTGCCGCCTGCACCGTTCTGCCGGTGGGGCGCGACGGCCTGGTCGACCTTGCCGCCGCGCGCGAAGCGATCCGCCCCGGCACCGCGCTCGTCGCTGCGATGCTCGTCAACAACGAGATCGGCGTAATCCAGCCGATCGCCGACCTCGCCGAGATTGCCGATGCCGCCGGAGCCTTGTTCCTGTGCGATGCGGTACAGGGCTATGGCCGCGTGCCCATTCCCAACGGCTGCGACCTGATCGCCCTATCCGCGCACAAGATCCACGGTCCAAAGGGTATCGGCGCGCTGTGGATTCGCGACGGAGTGGCGCTCACGCCGTTGCTCCACGGCGGCGGGCAGGAAGCAGGGGGGCGATCCGGCACGCTCAGCCCCGCCCTATGCGCCGGCTTCGGCGCCGCCGCGGCAGTGGCGAAAGCTCGCCGGACACAGGACAATATGCACGTCGCTGCCCTGTTCGACCGCGCCCTGCACCACCTTGGTCCCGATTGGCAGGTCAACGGGTCGTGCGCGCACCGCTACCCTGGCAACCTCAACGTGCGGCTCCCCGGCCTCGACGTTGCGCGGTTGATGAGCGAGTTGCGCGACATCGCCTTTTCCGCCGGGTCGGCCTGCGCCAGCGGATCGGGTCGGTCGAGCCATGTGCTGCGCGCGATCGGGCTGACCGACGGGCAGGCGCGCGAAAGCATTCGCATCGGCTTCGGCCGCTACACCACGTCCGAGGATATCGATACCGCCATGGCCCGTATTACCGCCGCCGCGGCAGACCAGCGCGCCGCCGCATGA